The Toxorhynchites rutilus septentrionalis strain SRP chromosome 3, ASM2978413v1, whole genome shotgun sequence genome includes a region encoding these proteins:
- the LOC129773795 gene encoding uncharacterized protein LOC129773795 produces the protein MAEWKQSEPCNEPCDENIGIQSITPHSSKVVCIVPGCRTRNGQGYSFHNFPPKADRKRYKVWLTKLRLNYEPSPSSKACSLHFSITNFVVPTARRLTERMILKRTAIPDINLPKPICNTVREIAAKNRAERAARRNEFKPDLNHYMEDSQMSICDDTEDAIDIITAPDFEQAAVITSPDFVQAAVITSPDFVEAAVQVDTLDLDKLFIGRRRTMSVHFKTDSELNSWTGLASLKMLDTIVEGLCSLAAYKKRSHSTVPVEEEVLVVFVKMKTNISFSCMSALFNLHYQTISQVFYRTVPLLKMMCTPLVPWPTQEEVNRNMPHYFRPYYTDVIAVLDCTEMPIKKPKCLHCRINAYSHYKGRETAKYLIAVTPGGTICYISHGYGGKASDKQIVTAEKLLEKFKIGEAVMTDKGFSIDTESKALGVKLVRPPFLTAPRYQLSTMDARVNVSIAASRVHVERAIQRIKIIEIFNNKIDTRFLPILDDLIYIACGIVNISKPILSNERF, from the exons ATGGCCGAGTGGAAGCAAAGTGAACCTTGCAACGAGCCTTGTGATGAAAATATCGGGATTCAATCTATAACACCGCATTCTAGTAAAGTGGTTTGTATAGTTCCTGGATGTCGTACACGGAATGGCCAAGGATATTCATTCCACAACTTTCCCCCGAAGGCGGATAGAAAACGGTATAAGGTTTGGTTGACAAAATTGCGACTGAATTATGAGCCATCTCCGTCGTCGAAAGCTTGCAGCTTACATTTTAGCATTACAAACTTTGTTGTTCCTA CTGCGAGAAGGCTTACTGAACGGATGATTTTAAAAAGAACAGCCATACCAGACATCAACTTACCTAAACCAATTTGTAACACAGTGAGAGAAATAGCAGCCAAAAATCGCGCAGAACGAGCAGCCAGGCGGAATGAATTTAAACCAGATCTGAATCATTATATGGAGGACAGCCAAATGTCGATCTGTGATGATACTGAGGACGCAATAGACATTATTACAGCACCGGACTTTGAGCAAGCAGCTGTTATTACATCACCGGACTTTGTGCAAGCAGCTGTTATTACATCACCGGACTTTGTGGAAGCAGCTGTTCAGGTGGACACGCTTGATTTGGATAAACTTTTTATCGGTCGTCGTAGAACTATGTCTGTCCACTTTAAAACCGATTCGGAGTTGAACTCCTGGACAGGGTTAGCTTCCCTCAAAATGTTGGATACCATCGTTGAGGGCTTATGTTCGTTGGCCGCGTATAAGAAGCGATCGCACTCTACCGTTCCTGTAGAAGAGGAAGTGCTTGTAGTGTTTGTGAAAATGAAAACGAATATATCGTTCTCTTGCATGAGTGCTCTGTTTAACTTACATTACCAGACTATTTCTCAGGTGTTTTACCGGACAGTTCCATTGTTGAAGATGATGTGCACTCCATTAGTACCATGGCCAACACAAGAAGAAGTTAATCGCAATATGCCACACTATTTCCGACCATATTATACTGACGTTATCGCTGTACTCGATTGCACTGAAATGCCAATTAAAAAACCAAAATGTCTCCACTGCAGGATCAACGCATATTCGCATTATAAAGGACGTGAGACTGCGAAGTACTTGATTGCAGTTACTCCAGGAGGAACAATATGCTATATAAGTCATGGATATGGCGGGAAGGCTTCGGATAAGCAAATAGTTACTGCGGAAAAATTgctcgaaaaatttaaaattggtgAAGCAGTGATGACCGATAAAGGTTTCAGCATAGATACTGAAAGTAAAGCCCTCGGAGTGAAGCTTGTGCGACCACCATTTCTAACGGCTCCTCGATATCAGCTGAGTACAATGGATGCTCgtgtaaatgtttctatagccGCGTCAAGAGTACATGTGGAACGAGCTATACAACGCATAAAAATTATCGAAATATTCAACAACAAAATCGATACACGTTTTCTTCCTATATTGGATGATTTAATATACATTGCCTGTGGAATTGTCAATATTTCGAAGCCAATTCTGTCAAACGAACGATtttag
- the LOC129779527 gene encoding uncharacterized protein LOC129779527, producing MASNAINSSMMTVNLQLADIFQYVGGGSRLIVEGERVFQANHLLLVGVQTVHEDGFTIFATCLKSSSPRADPHKISIRTRPSFEKWSFQCSCKAGMGKCKHIMAVLKHLLMFPSVPLLTVTDLQQKWGKIAEKVADDMYKTTPLTAFCKKMTNTKDTTEAASPAGLSHDEGTNILQLFVKGFPESGLAYEKKGREMKNIDKNDESDVLNTLLDIDVQSHSTESIDSLISIEENMTCSLLKSFLRRSFHPDNFTMIDREIMEFIGPLEKDLQLHFEINVKVSEYESLKICTRTIEQRVSSQWKKERSRRITSSSAYSVYTYYTNQPDKNKNWKSKILSMVTPKHLSTPAIVHGIRCESKAIAAYERDYRKNVWSCGFVIPPHISWLGCSPDGIVINEGRIIEIKCPKEGENKSLSDLIDFLPYFTRLNVLKKNHQYYAQLQLTMFITKCRVADFIIYSEYDDKCYVQEVQFDPDYVRTMVAVLKEVYFNVFLKYLYSSV from the exons atg GCATCCAATGCGATAAACTCTTCGATGATGACGGTAAATTTGCAGCTTGCCGATATTTTTCAATACGTCGGAGGAGGAAGCAGGTTGATAGTCGAAGGTGAACGGGTGTTTCAAGCTAACCACTTGCTTCTTGTTGGAGTTCAAACCGTGCACGAGGACGGCTTTACCATATTTGCGACTTGTTTGAAGTCATCATCACCTAGAGCTGATCCACACAAAATTTCCATCCGCACCAGACCTTCCTTTGAGAAGTGGTCTTTTCAGTGTTCGTGCAAAGCTGGAATGGGAAAATGCAAACACATAATGGCCGTTTTAAAACATCTTCTAAT gttCCCTTCAGTTCCATTGCTTACAGTAACAGATTTGCAACAAAAGTGGGGTAAAATTGCAGAAAAAGTTGCTGACGATATGTACAAGACAACACCATTGACCGCATTCTGCAAAAAAATGACGAATACAAAAGATACGACTGAAGCTGCCTCGCCGGCGGGTTTGTCTCACGATGAGGGTACCAACATTCTTCAGCTTTTCGTGAAAG gaTTCCCTGAAAGCGGTCTGGCATACGAAAAGAAAGGAcgagaaatgaaaaatattgacaaaaatGATGAATCTGATGTTCTGAATACACTTCTCGATATAGATGTGCAAAGTCATTCTACAGAATCCATTGATTCGTTAAtttctattgaagaaaatatgacTTGCAGTCTACTTAAATCCTTCCTGAGAAGATCGTTTCATCCTGATAACTTCACGATGATCGATCGTGAAATAATGGAATTTATAGGTCCGTTAGAAAAGGATCTGCAACTTCATTTCGAAATTAATGTGAAAGTATCGGAATACGAGTCTTTGAAAATATGTACAAGAACTATAGAACAAAGAGTATCATCGCAATGGAAAAAAGAACGAAGCAGGCGCATCACTTCATCCAGTGCATACTCTGTGTATACATACTACACAAATCAACCCGACAagaacaaaaattggaaaagtaaaaTCCTGAGTATGGTGACACCGAAACATCTTTCAACACCAGCAATCGTACATGGGATCCGATGCGAATCAAAAGCCATAGCAGCATATGAGCGAGACTACAGAAAAAACGTTTGGAGTTGTGGTTTCGTAATACCCCCACATATTTCATGGCTGGGATGTTCTCCTGACGGAATTGTTATAAACGAAGGGAGAATAATAGAAATTAAGTGTCCAAAAGAAGGGGAAAATAAATCATTGAGTGATTTAATTGATTTTCTTCCCTATTTTACAAGattaaatgttttgaaaaaaaatcatcaatattACGCACAGTTGCAACTAACTATGTTCATAACAAAATGTAGAGTAGCAGATTTTATAATCTATTCAGAATATGATGATAAATGCTATGTTCAGGAAGTTCAATTCGATCCAGATTATGTTAGAACGATGGTAGCAGTGCTGAAGgaggtttattttaatgtttttttgaaatatctaTATTCGTCTGTTTAA